In Porphyrobacter sp. LM 6, one DNA window encodes the following:
- a CDS encoding methyltransferase domain-containing protein produces the protein MNRAFRSATRRQYQSVPATFLLEEMGDDMIERLSFVRHEPRASLVIGTCPRPLANHLRSDNAMLMVSATANPAEPLPGGPYDFIGVIGQLDAVNDLPGALIHVRNALKPGGLVIASFLGGQSLSSLRAAMLAAEPERPAARIHPMVDARAAPALLQRAGWKDPVVDTHSMTVRYASLDRLVSDLRDQGLGNALAKPAAPLGKAALGRARAAFAARADADGKTPETFEIVTLTGRRSLAGT, from the coding sequence ATGAACCGCGCGTTCCGTTCGGCAACGCGCCGCCAATACCAGTCCGTCCCCGCGACCTTCCTCCTCGAAGAAATGGGCGACGACATGATCGAGCGCCTGTCCTTCGTTCGCCATGAACCGCGCGCTTCGCTAGTCATCGGCACCTGCCCCCGGCCGCTGGCGAACCATCTTCGAAGCGACAACGCCATGCTTATGGTCAGCGCGACCGCGAACCCCGCCGAGCCGCTGCCGGGCGGCCCCTATGATTTCATCGGAGTTATCGGCCAGCTCGATGCTGTGAATGACCTGCCAGGTGCATTGATCCACGTCCGTAATGCTCTCAAGCCCGGCGGGTTGGTGATCGCCAGCTTCCTCGGTGGACAGAGCCTTTCGAGCTTACGCGCTGCGATGCTCGCAGCCGAACCGGAGCGCCCCGCTGCACGTATCCACCCGATGGTCGATGCCCGCGCTGCACCAGCATTGCTCCAGCGCGCCGGATGGAAGGACCCAGTGGTTGATACCCACTCTATGACCGTGCGCTATGCCTCGCTGGACCGGCTGGTGAGCGATTTGCGTGATCAAGGGCTTGGCAATGCACTGGCCAAGCCCGCAGCACCGCTTGGCAAGGCCGCTCTCGGCCGCGCCCGCGCCGCCTTTGCCGCGCGCGCCGATGCCGATGGCAAGACGCCAGAAACCTTTGAGATCGTCACCCTCACCGGGCGGCGATCCCTCGCCGGAACTTAG
- a CDS encoding helix-turn-helix transcriptional regulator: MKNRLKVLRAERDWSQAELAGRLDVSRQAVNAIETGKHDPSLPLAFRIARLFDMSIEEIFDDGDHA, translated from the coding sequence ATGAAAAACAGACTCAAGGTGCTGCGCGCGGAGCGAGATTGGTCGCAGGCGGAGCTGGCCGGACGGCTCGATGTCTCGCGCCAGGCCGTGAATGCAATCGAGACCGGCAAACATGACCCTTCCCTTCCCCTCGCCTTCCGGATCGCACGTCTGTTTGACATGTCGATCGAGGAGATCTTCGACGATGGAGACCATGCATGA
- a CDS encoding glycine--tRNA ligase subunit alpha has translation MSAAPSFSPAPRDPARSFQDMILTLHDFWSANGCVILQPYDMRMGAGTFHTATTLRALGPEPWNAAFVQPCRRPTDGRYGENPNRLQHYYQYQVILKPSPSDIQELYLKSLSAIGIDPLAHDIRFVEDDWESPTLGAWGLGWEVWCDGMEVTQFTYFQQMGGFDCKPVAGELTYGLERLAMYIQGVDNVYDLAFNDRGVTYGEVFLENERQMSKWNFEVANTEALFDHFAKAEAECRNALAAGVPIAAYEQAIEASHVFNLLQARGVISVQERASYMGRVRDLARSSCEAYAQKMTPEWEAKFPGWSLV, from the coding sequence ATGAGTGCCGCTCCCTCTTTTAGCCCCGCGCCGCGCGATCCTGCGCGTTCGTTTCAGGACATGATCCTGACGCTCCATGACTTCTGGAGCGCCAATGGCTGCGTGATCCTGCAACCCTATGACATGCGGATGGGTGCGGGCACGTTTCACACCGCGACAACGCTGCGCGCGCTCGGGCCGGAACCGTGGAATGCCGCTTTCGTCCAGCCGTGCCGCCGTCCCACCGACGGGCGCTATGGCGAGAACCCCAACCGGCTCCAGCATTACTACCAGTATCAGGTGATCCTGAAGCCTTCGCCGTCTGACATTCAGGAACTCTACCTCAAGAGCCTCAGTGCCATCGGAATCGATCCGCTCGCCCACGACATCCGCTTTGTCGAGGACGACTGGGAAAGCCCGACGCTCGGCGCATGGGGGCTGGGCTGGGAGGTCTGGTGCGACGGGATGGAAGTTACCCAGTTCACCTATTTCCAGCAGATGGGCGGCTTTGATTGCAAGCCGGTCGCGGGCGAGCTGACCTACGGGCTCGAGCGTTTGGCGATGTACATCCAGGGCGTCGACAACGTTTATGACCTTGCGTTCAACGATCGCGGCGTGACCTATGGCGAGGTCTTCCTGGAGAACGAGCGCCAGATGTCGAAGTGGAACTTCGAGGTCGCTAACACCGAAGCGCTGTTCGACCACTTCGCCAAGGCCGAGGCCGAGTGCCGCAATGCGCTCGCCGCAGGCGTGCCGATAGCGGCTTACGAGCAGGCGATCGAGGCCAGCCATGTGTTCAACCTGCTCCAGGCGCGCGGTGTGATCTCCGTGCAGGAACGTGCCAGCTACATGGGCCGCGTGCGCGACCTCGCGCGGTCGTCGTGCGAGGCTTACGCGCAGAAAATGACGCCGGAATGGGAAGCGAAGTTCCCGGGTTGGAGTCTCGTCTGA
- a CDS encoding TraB/GumN family protein, which yields MKLASFFALAASPIALLAATPAMADGHAAHAAAAAPAKGPALWKVADEDTTIYLFGTVHVLPEGVNWYDDTIAGALAGSDTIVTEIPMDKGSEAQLQQLTIAKGMLTPGTSLRSLLTTEQAASYEAALGKLGLPPAAFDAFKPWLAGLTVSLLPLMQQGYNPDSGVEKVLLSKAGDKPQGALETAEFQLGIFDSMSQDAQVSFLMEAVTNMDQTKPMLDRMVVEWAEGDAEELAAVMNEGMSDPKVAEALLYSRNANWAGWIDTRLDTPGTVFIAVGAGHLAGAKSVQDYLAQKGITVTRVK from the coding sequence ATGAAGCTTGCCTCTTTCTTTGCTCTTGCCGCCTCCCCGATCGCACTGCTTGCGGCCACGCCGGCGATGGCCGATGGTCACGCGGCCCATGCGGCTGCGGCCGCGCCAGCAAAAGGCCCGGCGCTGTGGAAAGTCGCTGACGAAGACACCACGATTTACCTTTTCGGTACCGTCCACGTACTGCCCGAAGGTGTGAACTGGTATGACGACACCATTGCCGGTGCGCTGGCAGGATCGGATACGATCGTCACCGAAATCCCGATGGACAAGGGCAGCGAAGCCCAACTTCAGCAACTCACCATCGCTAAGGGTATGCTTACCCCCGGCACCTCGTTGCGATCGCTGCTTACGACGGAACAGGCCGCTAGCTACGAAGCCGCGCTTGGCAAATTGGGGCTGCCGCCCGCAGCATTCGATGCATTCAAGCCTTGGCTCGCGGGGCTGACGGTGTCGCTGCTGCCGCTCATGCAGCAGGGCTACAATCCCGATAGCGGAGTCGAAAAGGTGCTGCTCAGCAAGGCTGGTGACAAGCCGCAGGGTGCCCTGGAAACGGCCGAATTTCAGCTCGGCATCTTTGATTCGATGTCGCAGGATGCCCAGGTCAGCTTCCTGATGGAGGCGGTCACCAACATGGATCAGACCAAGCCGATGCTTGACCGAATGGTGGTCGAATGGGCCGAAGGCGACGCGGAAGAACTGGCTGCCGTGATGAACGAAGGGATGAGTGACCCCAAGGTCGCCGAAGCCCTGCTCTACAGCCGCAACGCCAATTGGGCCGGCTGGATCGACACCCGCCTCGACACCCCCGGTACCGTGTTCATCGCAGTTGGGGCGGGCCACCTTGCTGGTGCCAAGAGTGTGCAGGATTACCTTGCGCAAAAGGGCATCACTGTCACCCGGGTCAAGTAG
- the glyS gene encoding glycine--tRNA ligase subunit beta, producing MADFLLELRCEEIPARMQAGARAELEKLFRRELEAAGVAAGALTIWSTPRRLALIARGLPLATEAVSEEAKGPPEGAPDAAIDGFCKKAGVTRDQLELRDVKGRMTYFAVIEQPGRAMADVLAAAIPAIIRDFSWPKSMRWGAASIATESLRWVRPLSGIIALLEGEVVPCAVDGIASGRETIGHRFHSSGTISISGADDYFAKLREAFVIVSHDERQQIIRDGAAKVAADAGLMLVADEGLVIENAGLTEWPVPLLGRFDEAFLDVPPEVIQLTARVNQKYFVCEESAGKLANAFICTANIEASDPAVVIDGNRKVLAARLSDARFFWEQDQKTPLAVHAEKLSRITFHEKLGTVADKVERVAKLARWLCEEGVVAGDPALAEQAARLCKADLVTEMVGEFPELQGLMGGYYAAKEGLPVEVSDAIRDHYKPVGQGDDVPTAPVTVAVSLADKLDTIVGFFGIGEQPTGSRDPFALRRAALASIRLIEGGLRLNLLGALRVSAGEYHRQEIDRRFGGLGSYLSETKAYDDGQSEVDPSAGRFHFDLNVCGQELDFFADRLKVQQREAGVRHNLIDAVFALGGEDDLVRLLARVHALQAFVTTEDGANLLAGYKRAANILKKEAFEGGEGAQTLTYTPDPAEAALIDALAAAAPRAAEAVEAERFADAMAALATLRAPIDRFFEEVTVNDADANKRASRLALLAAFRDAVHRVADFSRIEG from the coding sequence ATGGCCGACTTCCTGCTCGAACTGCGCTGCGAGGAAATCCCTGCCCGGATGCAAGCGGGCGCGCGCGCAGAACTCGAAAAGCTGTTCCGGCGCGAGCTGGAGGCTGCGGGCGTTGCCGCTGGTGCGCTCACCATCTGGTCGACGCCGCGCCGCCTTGCGCTGATTGCGCGTGGGTTGCCGCTGGCTACCGAGGCAGTGTCCGAGGAAGCCAAGGGGCCGCCCGAAGGCGCGCCCGATGCTGCGATTGACGGGTTCTGCAAGAAGGCTGGTGTCACCCGCGACCAGCTGGAGCTGCGCGACGTTAAGGGCCGCATGACCTATTTCGCGGTGATCGAGCAACCGGGCCGGGCAATGGCCGATGTGCTCGCGGCCGCGATCCCGGCAATCATCCGCGACTTCAGTTGGCCCAAGTCGATGCGCTGGGGCGCGGCCTCGATTGCGACCGAGAGCCTGCGCTGGGTGCGCCCGCTCTCGGGGATCATCGCGCTGCTCGAAGGCGAAGTGGTGCCCTGCGCCGTCGATGGGATTGCCTCGGGTCGCGAGACAATTGGCCACCGCTTCCATTCCTCGGGCACGATCAGCATTTCCGGCGCTGACGACTATTTCGCCAAGCTGCGCGAAGCCTTTGTCATCGTCTCGCATGACGAGCGTCAGCAGATCATCCGCGACGGCGCGGCGAAGGTTGCTGCTGATGCGGGCCTCATGCTGGTGGCCGACGAAGGGCTGGTGATCGAGAACGCGGGCCTCACCGAATGGCCGGTGCCGCTGCTCGGCCGCTTTGACGAGGCTTTCCTCGATGTGCCGCCCGAGGTCATCCAGCTCACCGCGCGGGTGAACCAGAAGTATTTCGTGTGCGAGGAGAGCGCGGGCAAGCTCGCCAACGCCTTCATCTGCACCGCGAACATCGAAGCGAGCGATCCCGCCGTGGTGATCGACGGCAACCGCAAGGTCCTCGCCGCGCGGCTTTCGGATGCGCGGTTCTTCTGGGAGCAGGACCAGAAGACCCCGCTCGCGGTCCACGCCGAGAAGCTCTCGCGGATCACCTTCCACGAGAAGCTGGGCACCGTCGCCGACAAGGTCGAGCGCGTGGCCAAACTGGCGCGCTGGCTGTGCGAGGAGGGGGTTGTTGCAGGCGACCCTGCGCTGGCCGAACAGGCCGCGCGGCTGTGCAAGGCCGATCTCGTCACCGAAATGGTCGGCGAATTCCCCGAATTGCAGGGGCTGATGGGTGGATACTACGCCGCCAAGGAAGGTCTGCCGGTCGAAGTCTCGGACGCGATCCGCGATCACTACAAGCCGGTCGGGCAGGGCGACGATGTGCCCACGGCGCCGGTGACGGTGGCGGTATCGCTGGCGGATAAGCTTGATACAATTGTCGGCTTCTTCGGCATCGGGGAACAGCCGACCGGTTCGCGCGATCCTTTTGCATTGCGACGAGCGGCACTCGCCTCGATCCGCTTGATTGAAGGCGGCTTGCGGTTGAACCTTCTTGGTGCCTTGCGTGTTTCCGCCGGTGAGTATCATCGGCAAGAGATTGACCGTAGATTTGGTGGTCTTGGCTCCTATCTTTCGGAGACCAAGGCGTACGATGACGGTCAGAGCGAAGTTGATCCCTCGGCGGGTCGCTTCCACTTCGACCTGAATGTTTGTGGCCAAGAACTCGACTTCTTCGCCGATCGCCTCAAAGTCCAGCAGCGCGAAGCCGGCGTCCGCCACAACCTGATCGACGCCGTGTTCGCGCTCGGCGGAGAGGATGATCTCGTCCGCCTGCTCGCCCGCGTTCATGCGCTTCAGGCCTTCGTCACCACCGAGGACGGCGCGAACCTCCTTGCGGGCTACAAGCGGGCGGCGAACATCCTCAAGAAGGAAGCCTTCGAGGGCGGGGAAGGCGCGCAGACGCTTACCTATACTCCCGATCCCGCCGAAGCCGCGCTGATCGACGCGCTCGCTGCTGCCGCCCCGCGCGCTGCCGAGGCGGTCGAGGCCGAGCGTTTCGCCGATGCCATGGCCGCGCTCGCTACCCTGCGCGCGCCGATCGACAGGTTCTTTGAAGAGGTGACCGTCAACGACGCGGATGCGAACAAGCGGGCGAGCCGTCTTGCTCTGCTTGCGGCTTTCCGCGATGCGGTCCACCGCGTCGCCGATTTCAGCCGGATCGAGGGATAG
- a CDS encoding TraB/GumN family protein — MLLAGCNDAPGDAAKDAPPPNPLLYEIASADGTVEGWMLGTIHALPEGIDWRTPEISQVIDTADFLVVEIGEPKGRDEYPSIYFSLARSDGLPPLATRLPPELRPQLAAMLARGGMEAEDFAVEESWAAAITLARIDATGDPANGVDRALIDQFDDRQVHELEGLRGQLSIFDRLPEVQQRAMLAAVVRESETARKDPARLQQAWLSGDAATIEASAQKGFLADPALREALLTSRNRRWVDALIPMLANNPRPLVAVGTAHLVGPEGLVALIEARGYRVRRLP, encoded by the coding sequence TTGCTTCTCGCCGGTTGCAACGACGCCCCCGGCGATGCTGCAAAGGACGCGCCTCCGCCCAACCCGCTGCTGTATGAAATCGCATCGGCAGACGGGACGGTGGAGGGCTGGATGCTCGGCACCATTCACGCCCTCCCCGAAGGCATCGATTGGCGCACTCCGGAGATCAGCCAAGTGATCGACACGGCCGATTTTCTCGTAGTGGAGATAGGCGAACCGAAGGGGCGCGATGAATACCCCTCAATCTATTTCAGCCTTGCGCGAAGCGACGGCCTGCCACCGCTCGCTACACGCCTGCCGCCTGAGCTGCGCCCGCAACTTGCCGCCATGCTGGCGCGCGGCGGGATGGAGGCGGAGGATTTCGCGGTGGAGGAAAGCTGGGCGGCAGCGATCACGCTTGCCCGCATCGATGCGACCGGCGACCCGGCAAATGGGGTCGATCGGGCACTTATCGATCAATTTGACGACCGGCAAGTGCACGAACTTGAAGGTCTGCGCGGCCAGCTTTCGATCTTCGACCGCCTGCCCGAAGTTCAGCAGCGCGCCATGCTTGCTGCCGTCGTGCGCGAGAGCGAGACTGCGCGCAAAGACCCCGCACGGCTTCAACAAGCCTGGCTATCCGGTGATGCCGCGACGATCGAGGCCTCCGCCCAGAAAGGCTTCCTGGCCGATCCGGCACTACGCGAGGCGCTGCTCACGAGCCGCAACCGGCGCTGGGTCGATGCGCTCATACCGATGCTCGCAAATAATCCGCGCCCGCTGGTGGCGGTCGGCACCGCCCACCTCGTCGGCCCCGAAGGCCTGGTCGCGCTGATCGAAGCGCGCGGGTATCGCGTCCGCCGCCTCCCCTAA
- a CDS encoding ComF family protein has product MRRDSEKIWGIGAVLILPALPCLPRKRKPCDKHRMAVVAHLATLFRPVIDLVYPPRCPGCGAAVASQEGLCLECWSTLEMPDDERAEGHAVPVYAATYYNATSRKLVLAFKHGGRIALSRLLARLIATRLPEPPSDHLPPLLIPVPLHRWRLWQRGFNQAALLVQELARMGKGEAQIAALVRHRRTPNLGGLGREERERALAGAIRLDPVFAERLAGRDVVLVDDVLTSGATSRACLAALAAAGPASVAIACFARVEEDHHLAPSRKT; this is encoded by the coding sequence ATGCGGCGGGATTCGGAAAAGATCTGGGGAATTGGCGCCGTGCTCATCCTGCCCGCCCTGCCGTGCTTGCCACGCAAGCGCAAGCCGTGCGACAAGCATCGCATGGCCGTGGTCGCACACCTTGCCACATTGTTCAGGCCGGTGATCGATCTGGTCTACCCGCCGCGCTGCCCCGGTTGCGGTGCCGCGGTCGCCTCGCAGGAGGGTCTGTGCCTTGAATGCTGGAGCACGCTTGAAATGCCCGACGATGAGCGGGCCGAAGGTCATGCCGTCCCAGTTTATGCAGCGACCTACTACAATGCCACATCGCGCAAGCTTGTTCTGGCTTTCAAGCATGGTGGGCGGATTGCCCTTTCACGGCTCTTGGCGCGATTGATCGCTACCCGTTTGCCCGAGCCTCCATCAGACCACCTTCCGCCGCTGCTCATACCCGTGCCACTTCATCGATGGCGCCTTTGGCAGCGCGGTTTCAATCAGGCCGCGCTCCTCGTGCAGGAACTGGCACGGATGGGAAAGGGTGAGGCCCAAATCGCCGCATTGGTCCGGCATCGACGTACGCCCAACCTTGGCGGACTGGGGCGGGAAGAGCGAGAACGGGCGCTTGCGGGGGCGATCCGGCTCGACCCGGTGTTCGCCGAGCGGCTCGCCGGGCGGGACGTTGTGCTTGTCGATGACGTGCTGACCAGCGGGGCAACGAGCCGCGCCTGCCTCGCGGCGCTTGCAGCGGCCGGTCCTGCTTCGGTTGCGATTGCCTGCTTTGCGAGGGTGGAAGAGGATCATCACCTCGCACCGTCCCGGAAAACATAA
- the ppdK gene encoding pyruvate, phosphate dikinase: MTLKTVYVFGGKADHSDPRQKDKTVVGGKGANLAEMASIGLPVPPGFTITTEECIAYLKDGADFSDGLRSAVATALAHVEATVGKNFGDAADPLLVSVRSGARVSMPGMMDTVLNLGLNDATVEGLATSSGDARFAWDSYRRFIQMYSDVVLGLDHGLFEEALEIAKEDKGFYNDTEMNAADWQALVHEYKGLVEEELGRPFPQDVHEQLWGAIRAVFDSWDSDRAKVYRRLNDIPGDWGTAVNVQAMVFGNMGETSATGVAFTRDPATGTRAYYGEYLINAQGEDVVAGIRTPQYLTRAAREAAGAKPLSMEEALPEAYAELARVFDLLELHYKDMQDIEFTVERGKLWMLQTRSGKRTAKAALKMAVDMVGEGLIDEREAVRRVDPMALDQLLHPTLDPKAERHVLTTGLPASPGAAAGKIVLDADTAEQWAGRGEKVILVRVETSPEDIHGMHAAQGILTARGGMTSHAAVVARGMGRPCVSGAGAVSIDRASRTLRIGSTELKEGDAITLDGATGQVMLGIVPTVEPELAGDFGTLMVWADKLRRMRVRTNAETPDDCRMARQFGAEGIGLCRTEHMFFEASRISAVRQMILAEDEAGRRRALDKLLPEQRADFTAIFEVMAGLPCTIRLLDPPLHEFLPHADEEFAELADATGLGVDHLKRRAGELHEFNPMLGHRGCRLGITFPDIYAMQARAIFEAACAVKQASGEAPLPEIMIPLVATKRELAILKALVDKEAEAVFLETGVRVDYLVGTMIELPRAALMAGEIAEEGAFFSFGTNDLTQTTLGVSRDDAARFLSVYVDKGIFPRDPFVSLDIEGVGQLVEIAAERGRATRPDIKLGICGEHGGDPASIAFCESVGLDYVSASPYRVPIARLAAAQAALKKA, from the coding sequence ATGACATTGAAGACGGTCTATGTTTTCGGAGGGAAAGCCGACCACTCCGACCCGCGCCAGAAGGACAAGACCGTCGTCGGCGGCAAGGGCGCGAACCTGGCCGAGATGGCGAGCATCGGCCTGCCGGTGCCCCCGGGCTTCACCATCACCACCGAGGAATGCATTGCCTATCTGAAGGATGGCGCAGACTTTTCGGACGGTTTGCGAAGTGCAGTCGCCACCGCGCTTGCCCATGTCGAGGCCACCGTCGGCAAGAATTTCGGCGATGCCGCCGATCCGTTGCTTGTCTCGGTGCGCTCGGGCGCGCGGGTTTCGATGCCGGGTATGATGGACACCGTGCTCAACCTCGGCCTCAATGATGCGACGGTTGAAGGGCTGGCGACGTCTTCGGGCGATGCGCGGTTTGCGTGGGATTCCTACCGCCGTTTCATCCAGATGTATTCGGACGTGGTGCTCGGGCTCGATCACGGGCTGTTCGAGGAAGCGCTCGAGATCGCCAAGGAAGACAAGGGCTTCTATAACGATACAGAGATGAACGCGGCCGATTGGCAGGCGCTCGTTCATGAATACAAGGGCTTGGTCGAGGAGGAACTCGGCCGCCCGTTTCCGCAGGACGTCCACGAACAGTTGTGGGGCGCGATCCGTGCGGTGTTCGACAGCTGGGATTCGGACCGCGCCAAGGTCTATCGCCGCCTGAACGACATTCCGGGCGACTGGGGCACGGCAGTCAACGTGCAGGCGATGGTGTTCGGCAATATGGGCGAAACCAGCGCCACCGGCGTTGCCTTCACCCGCGATCCGGCCACCGGCACACGCGCCTATTACGGCGAATATCTGATCAACGCGCAGGGCGAGGACGTGGTCGCGGGTATCCGCACGCCGCAATATCTCACCCGGGCCGCGCGTGAGGCGGCTGGGGCCAAGCCGCTCTCGATGGAAGAGGCGCTGCCTGAGGCTTACGCCGAGCTCGCCCGCGTATTCGACCTGCTCGAGCTGCACTACAAGGACATGCAGGACATCGAGTTCACCGTCGAACGCGGCAAGCTGTGGATGCTCCAGACGCGCTCGGGCAAGCGTACCGCCAAGGCTGCGCTCAAGATGGCGGTCGATATGGTCGGCGAAGGCCTGATCGACGAGCGCGAGGCCGTGCGCCGGGTCGATCCGATGGCATTGGACCAGCTGCTCCACCCGACGCTCGATCCCAAGGCCGAGCGGCATGTGCTGACGACCGGCCTGCCGGCGTCGCCGGGGGCTGCCGCGGGCAAGATCGTGCTCGATGCCGATACCGCCGAGCAATGGGCCGGGCGCGGCGAGAAGGTGATTCTTGTCCGCGTCGAAACCTCGCCCGAAGACATTCACGGTATGCACGCCGCGCAAGGCATTCTCACCGCGCGCGGCGGGATGACCAGCCACGCGGCGGTGGTCGCGCGCGGGATGGGCCGGCCTTGTGTTTCTGGCGCGGGAGCCGTCTCGATCGACCGCGCCTCGCGCACCCTTCGCATCGGGTCGACCGAACTGAAAGAAGGCGATGCCATCACCCTCGACGGGGCGACCGGGCAGGTGATGCTCGGCATCGTGCCGACGGTCGAGCCGGAGCTGGCGGGCGATTTCGGCACGCTGATGGTCTGGGCCGACAAGTTGCGCCGGATGCGCGTGCGTACCAATGCTGAAACGCCCGACGACTGCCGTATGGCGCGCCAGTTCGGCGCCGAGGGCATTGGGCTATGCCGCACCGAGCACATGTTCTTCGAGGCAAGCCGCATCAGCGCCGTGCGCCAGATGATCCTCGCGGAGGACGAAGCGGGGCGCCGCCGTGCGCTCGACAAGCTGCTGCCCGAACAGCGCGCCGATTTCACCGCGATCTTCGAGGTGATGGCGGGCCTGCCGTGCACCATCCGCCTGCTCGATCCGCCGCTGCACGAATTCCTGCCGCATGCCGACGAGGAGTTCGCCGAGCTGGCGGACGCGACGGGGCTCGGGGTGGACCACCTCAAGCGCCGCGCCGGCGAGTTGCACGAATTCAACCCGATGCTTGGCCACCGTGGTTGCCGTCTGGGGATCACCTTCCCCGATATCTACGCGATGCAGGCGCGCGCGATCTTCGAGGCGGCTTGCGCGGTGAAGCAGGCGTCGGGCGAGGCACCGCTGCCCGAAATCATGATCCCGCTGGTTGCCACCAAGCGCGAGCTCGCGATCCTCAAGGCGCTGGTCGACAAGGAAGCCGAAGCGGTCTTCCTCGAAACCGGCGTGCGCGTGGACTATCTCGTCGGCACGATGATCGAACTGCCGCGTGCCGCGCTGATGGCGGGCGAGATCGCCGAAGAGGGCGCGTTCTTCTCCTTCGGCACCAACGACCTCACGCAGACCACGCTGGGCGTCAGCCGAGACGATGCGGCGCGGTTCCTGTCGGTCTATGTCGACAAGGGCATCTTCCCGCGCGATCCGTTCGTCAGCCTCGATATCGAAGGCGTCGGCCAGTTGGTCGAAATCGCGGCGGAGCGGGGCAGGGCGACCCGGCCCGACATCAAGCTCGGCATCTGCGGCGAGCATGGCGGGGACCCGGCAAGCATCGCCTTCTGCGAGAGCGTCGGCCTCGATTACGTCAGCGCCTCGCCCTACCGCGTGCCGATCGCTCGGCTTGCGGCGGCTCAGGCAGCGTTGAAGAAGGCCTAA